The Geobacillus stearothermophilus ATCC 12980 genome contains a region encoding:
- the hemW gene encoding radical SAM family heme chaperone HemW — translation MATSAYFHIPFCAHICHYCDFNKVFAAGQPIDDYLRAMDKEMARTAAEFGNRLETLFIGGGTPTVLEPAQLGRLLESIHRHFQFDPQTAEFTVEANPDGLTKEKLAVLREAGVNRLSLGVQTFDDRLLQAIGRTHRRGDIVQAVERAREAGFANISLDLMYGLPGQTLEQFLADLDAAFSLHVPHLSAYSLILEPKTIFYNEWRKGRLHLPGEEAEAAMYEAAMERTEACGYQQYEISNYAFPGFESRHNLTYWNNEEYYGIGAGAHSYIGGVRRANIGPVRHYIAKVDNGEWPHRDVHRLTLQEQMEEEMFLGLRKTEGVSKARFRQKFGRDMHDIFGKAIRAEVENGRLEETETHVRLTKRGKLLGNEVFAAFLGEM, via the coding sequence ATGGCAACATCAGCATATTTTCACATTCCGTTTTGCGCCCATATTTGCCATTATTGCGATTTTAACAAAGTGTTTGCTGCCGGTCAGCCGATTGACGACTATTTGCGGGCGATGGACAAGGAAATGGCGCGGACGGCGGCCGAGTTCGGCAACCGTCTTGAGACGCTGTTTATCGGCGGCGGCACGCCGACGGTGCTGGAGCCGGCGCAGCTTGGGCGCTTGCTTGAGAGCATTCACCGCCATTTTCAGTTTGATCCGCAAACGGCTGAATTTACGGTTGAGGCGAACCCGGATGGGCTGACGAAAGAAAAACTCGCCGTTCTCCGCGAAGCCGGGGTCAATCGGTTGAGCCTTGGGGTGCAGACGTTTGATGACCGGCTTCTGCAAGCGATCGGCCGCACGCACCGGCGCGGGGATATCGTGCAGGCGGTAGAGCGGGCGAGGGAGGCCGGGTTTGCCAACATCAGCCTCGATCTGATGTACGGGCTTCCCGGGCAGACGCTTGAGCAGTTTCTCGCCGATTTGGACGCCGCGTTTTCGCTTCACGTTCCGCACCTCTCCGCCTATTCGCTTATCCTTGAGCCGAAAACGATCTTTTACAACGAGTGGCGCAAGGGCCGACTCCATCTCCCGGGAGAAGAGGCGGAAGCGGCCATGTACGAAGCGGCGATGGAGCGAACCGAAGCGTGCGGCTACCAACAGTATGAAATCAGCAATTACGCGTTTCCGGGGTTTGAAAGCCGTCACAACCTCACTTATTGGAACAACGAAGAGTATTACGGCATCGGCGCCGGGGCGCACAGCTATATCGGCGGGGTGCGGCGCGCCAATATCGGTCCGGTCCGCCATTACATCGCCAAGGTGGACAACGGCGAATGGCCGCACCGCGATGTGCACCGGTTGACGCTTCAAGAGCAAATGGAAGAGGAAATGTTTTTAGGGTTGCGCAAAACGGAAGGAGTGTCGAAAGCTCGCTTCCGGCAAAAGTTTGGCCGCGATATGCACGATATCTTCGGCAAGGCGATCCGCGCCGAAGTGGAAAACGGGCGCTTGGAAGAAACGGAGACCCACGTCCGCTTGACAAAGCGCGGCAAGCTGCTCGGCAACGAAGTGTTCGCCGCCTTTCTCGGCGAAATGTAA
- the lepA gene encoding translation elongation factor 4 — protein MNREERLKRQERIRNFSIIAHIDHGKSTLADRILEKTGALSERELREQTLDMMDLERERGITIKLNAVQLTYKAKNGEEYIFHLIDTPGHVDFTYEVSRSLAACEGAILVVDAAQGIEAQTLANVYLAIDNNLEIFPVINKIDLPSAEPERVRQEIEDVIGLDASEAVLASAKVGIGIEEILEQIVEKIPAPSGDPDAPLKALIFDSLYDPYRGVVAYVRIVDGTVKPGQRIKMMSTGKEFEVTEVGVFTPKQKIVDELTVGDVGYLTASIKNVKDTRVGDTITDAERPAAEPLPGYRKLNPMVFCGMYPIDTARYNDLREALEKLQLNDAALHFEPETSQALGFGFRCGFLGLLHMEIIQERIEREFHIDLITTAPSVVYKVHLTDGTEVSVDNPTNMPDPQKIDRIEEPYVKATIMVPNDYVGPVMELCQGKRGTFVDMQYLDEKRVMLIYDIPLSEIVYDFFDALKSNTKGYASFDYELIGYRPSNLVKMDILLNGEKIDALSFIVHREAAYERGKVIVEKLKDLIPRQQFEVPVQAAIGNKIIARSTIKALRKNVLAKCYGGDVSRKRKLLEKQKEGKKRMKQIGSVEVPQEAFMAVLKIDDQKK, from the coding sequence ATGAACCGGGAAGAACGGTTGAAACGGCAGGAACGGATTCGCAACTTTTCCATTATCGCTCACATTGACCACGGAAAATCGACGCTTGCGGACCGCATTTTGGAAAAAACAGGCGCGCTGTCGGAGCGCGAGTTGCGCGAGCAGACGTTGGACATGATGGATCTTGAGCGCGAGCGCGGCATTACGATCAAATTGAATGCGGTCCAGTTGACATACAAAGCGAAAAATGGCGAGGAGTATATTTTCCATTTGATCGATACGCCGGGCCATGTCGATTTTACGTACGAAGTGTCGCGCAGCTTGGCCGCCTGCGAGGGAGCGATTTTGGTCGTCGATGCGGCGCAAGGCATCGAAGCGCAGACGCTTGCAAATGTGTATTTAGCGATCGATAACAACTTGGAAATTTTTCCTGTTATTAACAAAATTGATTTGCCAAGCGCCGAACCGGAGCGCGTCCGCCAAGAAATCGAGGACGTCATCGGCCTCGATGCGTCTGAAGCCGTGCTCGCTTCAGCGAAAGTCGGCATCGGCATTGAAGAAATCTTGGAACAAATCGTGGAGAAAATTCCCGCTCCGTCGGGCGATCCAGACGCGCCGCTGAAAGCGCTCATTTTCGACTCGCTTTACGACCCGTACCGCGGCGTTGTCGCGTATGTCCGCATTGTTGACGGGACGGTGAAGCCGGGCCAGCGCATTAAAATGATGTCGACCGGCAAAGAATTTGAAGTGACCGAAGTCGGCGTCTTTACGCCGAAACAAAAAATCGTCGACGAGCTCACGGTCGGCGATGTCGGCTATTTGACAGCGTCCATTAAAAATGTCAAAGATACGCGTGTCGGCGATACGATCACCGACGCCGAACGGCCGGCCGCCGAGCCGCTCCCCGGCTACCGGAAGCTCAACCCGATGGTGTTTTGCGGCATGTATCCGATCGATACGGCGCGCTACAATGACTTGCGCGAGGCGCTCGAGAAGCTGCAATTGAACGATGCGGCGCTCCACTTTGAGCCGGAAACGTCGCAGGCGCTTGGGTTCGGCTTCCGCTGTGGGTTTCTCGGCTTGCTGCATATGGAAATCATTCAAGAGCGGATTGAGCGCGAGTTTCATATCGACTTAATTACGACGGCTCCGAGCGTCGTCTACAAAGTTCATTTGACCGATGGCACCGAAGTTTCGGTCGACAATCCGACGAACATGCCGGATCCACAGAAAATCGACCGCATCGAAGAGCCGTATGTGAAGGCGACGATCATGGTGCCGAACGACTACGTCGGGCCGGTCATGGAGCTGTGCCAAGGAAAGCGCGGCACGTTCGTTGATATGCAATATTTGGACGAAAAGCGGGTCATGCTGATTTATGACATTCCGCTGTCGGAAATCGTGTACGACTTTTTTGACGCCTTAAAGTCGAACACGAAAGGGTACGCGTCATTCGACTATGAGTTGATCGGCTATCGGCCGTCCAATCTTGTCAAAATGGACATTTTGTTGAATGGCGAAAAAATTGACGCTTTGTCGTTTATCGTCCATCGCGAGGCGGCGTACGAACGCGGCAAAGTGATCGTGGAAAAACTGAAAGACTTAATTCCGCGCCAGCAGTTTGAGGTGCCGGTGCAAGCCGCCATCGGCAACAAAATCATCGCCCGCTCGACGATCAAGGCGCTGCGCAAAAACGTGCTCGCCAAATGTTACGGCGGCGACGTGTCACGGAAGCGGAAGCTGCTCGAGAAGCAAAAGGAAGGAAAAAAACGGATGAAACAAATCGGCTCGGTCGAAGTGCCGCAAGAAGCGTTTATGGCTGTCTTGAAAATCGACGACCAGAAAAAATGA